In one window of Aphidius gifuensis isolate YNYX2018 linkage group LG4, ASM1490517v1, whole genome shotgun sequence DNA:
- the LOC122855856 gene encoding acyl-CoA Delta-9 desaturase-like has translation MTSDKNIATNLIFKSDQNMNDKSYSLKNNINSKFRNDIVWKNVVIFMTSHLAAIYGAYLLVTSTKIPTIIFTYFLHMYSGFGITAGAHRLWSHRAYKARFPLRVLLMILNTISFQNSIWEWCRDHRVHHKYSETDADPHNAKRGFFFSHVGWLLLKKHPDVKEKGRGIDMSDLDADPVVAFQKKYYLFLMPLFAFILPTVIPVYLWNESWKSAFLVASIFRWIYNLNVTWLVNSAAHLYGDKPYDKGINPAENWWVSFLTRGEGFHNYHHTFPWDYKAAELPIYTCNLSLKFIDFFAKFGWAYDLKSVSPDMIKRRVQRTGDGNHNVWGNNDKQKNID, from the exons atgacatctgataaaaatatagcaacaaatttaatttttaaaagtgatcaaaatatgaatgataaatcgtatagtttaaaaaataatattaatagtaaatttagGAATGATATTGTATGGAAAAATGTTGTTATATTTATGACATCTCATTTAGCTGCAATTTATGGTGCTTATCTACTTGTTACATCAACTAAAATtccaacaataatattta CTTATTTTCTTCATATGTACAGTGGATTCGGAATAACGGCTGGTGCTCATAGATTATGGTCACACAGAGCATATAAAGCAAGATTTCCACTTcgagttttattaatgattCTCAATACAATATCATTtcag aATTCAATTTGGGAATGGTGTAGAGATCACCGAGTGCATCATAAATATAGTGAGACTGATGCTGATCCTCATAATGCTAAaagaggattttttttttctcatgttGGTTggttattattgaaaaaacatcCAGATGTCAAAGAAAAAGGTCGAGGAATTGACATGAGTGATCTAGATGCTGATCCAGTTGTTGcttttcaaaaaaa atattatttatttttaatgccaCTTTTTGCATTTATATTGCCAACTGTTATTCCAGTTTATTTATGGAATGAATCATGGAAAAGTGCGTTTCTCGTTGCAAGTATTTTTAGAtggatttataatttaaatgtaacgTGGCTAGTTAATTCTGCGGCTCATTTATATGGTGATAAGCCTTATGACAA ggGAATTAATCCAGCAGAAAATTGGTGGGTCAGTTTTTTAACACGTGGCGAAGgttttcataattatcatcacaCATTTCCCTGGGATTACAAAGCAGCTGAACTTCCAATATACACCTGtaatttaagtttaaaatttattgatttttttgctaaatttgGATGGGCCTATGATCTTAAAAGTGTATCACCCGATATGATTAAACGACGTGTTCAAAGAACTGGCGATGGAAATCACAATGTATGGGGAAACAATgacaagcaaaaaaatattgattaa